CTGGGTAACCAATGCATAGAGAGGTAAGGTGCTGTAGCTGCATAAAACTTGGCCTGCAAACCTAAGGAAAAGTACAGGCAAAGTCGGGTAAGATCTATTTTTACAAGGTCATAGACGAAAGGTGCCTGACCATAAAGTTAGTTTGAGTTTATGCATACCCCATACTCAGTCGTAGATAAACTATCGAATGGTTCTTTAGGAAGCACGAATTATAGCCAAAGTGCCACTGCAATCAAAGGCACATACACTCTCCGAATTCAAAATGTTCGGAGTGTAGGTTTTGTTTGATTTGGACTAAAAGTACACATGTATAGCACGTAAAGGGCCAGTTTAATTCAATTGAGGGCATACTAGAAACAAATGAATGCAAGAGAGGAGGGTGTGGAGTGGGTGTACCCAGAACCAAAAGAAGGAAGCCAGCTCAAATGAGTTCTAGAAATAAAGATGGAAAAATTAGTGTCAGACATCAAATGCATTGAGCATTGCAAAGATACTAAACATTCAAAATATGAACTGGCAGACCTGGAAAAGGGTAAAATGGATCAAGGATAGCAGAAATTTAGGATTATTTAACCAAAAGAGTTCATCTCGAAGCTTAAACTTAGATCCTGAGAAACTCCCACTTATTCCAGCACTCTCCGATGCCAAGGTTGCCATGACATGTTGCAATTTCGCACCCACGAATAGGACAAGCTGCATATAAATATGGAAGGAAATAATCTTTTCAAGGACATTGTTATCTTGTTTTTACATGCAAAATGAAACAAAAGAAACCCAAAAATCCTTTGGCATATGCGAACCTGAGGTAGATCAAAGGAGGGCAAACAAAGAAATGCAGAAAAAGATTAAAGACCTTGCACGTTTCCAGTAAAAAAACTTACAGTTACTGGAATAAGTGCAACCCAAAAATAGAATTCCGATCCTGAAATTTACATAGTCGGTCAActacaaattattatttttagacaCATCAAATAATATGCTTGACTACAACAAGCAATATGTGGAAAATATATTCAGAAGTACAGGTAATTGATAGAAGGGACGTATAACATTGAAATTATAAGAAAATGCCTCCAAAAGCAAGGGAATCTCAGACCAAACAAGCACAATCATTCTTTCTAGCTATAGTGAGTTATTAGTCAAAAGAAAGGAAGCTTCAACTGCCATACCGTTAAAATTGAACAGCATAAAAGCTACGACAAATCCCCACAGAGGAGCACTGTATAAATTCAAGAAGAAAGGAAGGTCATTTAAGCTTCTTCATGAAAATGTCAATGCAAGAAAATTATAGAGATCAAGAGAACTGGTTTGAAGTAATGACCTACATGGATAAAGAGAGATCAACTCTAAGCGCGCATTTTGGAAGACGGTTGAATTAATGAGTTTAAAAAAAGGTGATGTGCTTCATGCCAACCACGATATCTTGGTATCCATCACTAAACTAAAATGAAGGATAAAAGGGATGGAATATCTTCCTTAATCTGTTATTAGTCTTTTATGAACCTCCCaatttgttaaaaaaaacaagaataatATAAAACACTTCAATTGAAATTAAGCATTCTATGATATTTTCTCCTTACCTAACACCAACTATAGATTGAAATTCCTCTTCCATGGAACGAATCATATAGCTGtgaaaatcatattttgtgTTAAGGTTGTGGTTCTGCCATAAATAAGAAACATAAGACATAAAAACGATTTCTTAACAAAGAAAAATAACAAGAGACAGATGCTTTTAGCATGTCTAAACGAGAATACAGACAGTGGTACACCAAAAGATGCTACAGCAAAGAGATCCATTTAAAAACTGCAGCTAAACATATGAAAGAGTACTTGGTAGCAACACTTAATTTTCATGAAGGGAATAATGAAAACAATGGTTATTTCCAAGTGAGAAATGTGTATCAAGAAGGGGCATGATTAACATGTGCGCTCCTGCTTACCCACCATAATGAATCCTTGACGCAGTGCAAGGTAATCAGCACGAACCACAGAACGCCCAAATTGTCGGAAGAAACAAGTCTGGAAGTTCAAGGCACAGTAATCTGAATCAAAATTATGTCATGTTTTCCTTCTTATCAAGCATTGATGCTAAACATATACTATTTAGTATATTGGAATACTAGATCGGTATATATTACGTTTAGAATATCAAGACACAACTGAAAATTGCAAAGGAAAGAAGTGACCTCACCACCCAAACAAGGAAGCTGTTTTGATCCATAGTATTTGATGGATGGACTCTAACAAATGTTGATTGCCTTTGCATTGTCAATTCTATGGAGATTGCTGCAACAGAAACAAATTTGCCATCAATTATTCCTAACTTCATTGAAATTTTAGGATTTTACTAATAAGTGGAGCATGACGACAATGTTAGTGATAACACTTCATATCAACACTGCTGGTGGTTTTAGGAGGAACATTTCAAATTGTCTTGATTTAACTTCTGTTATCTACTATGATGGTAAAAGTGTATCAACTAAAGTGGACCACTCAAAGAAATTAGTGTTATTACAAGCTATTAAACCAAACTGCATAGTAAAAATTTCACAGTAAAACACTCTTGTGGAATTACCTCTTAATGAATTATCCCTGTCCACGCATATCTCATCCTCCCATATTCTCCAACTGTGAATCTGCCGGAGATAGTGTGTGGCAGAATGAGAATGCACAGCGAAACACAAAAGCAAGAAAAGAACAGTAAGATCTCCTCTCACTGGACAATATTATCCAACTAAATGTTATGTTTCATCACATAACACAGGTTTCCCTTATTTATACTAACAGTACATAAAGGAGTTGCATAGCTTAGAAAAGAAATTAGCATGGAATCATGAAATATGGATTAATCTAAACACTCCTTATCTTAAGTATTGACATTTCTTATGTACATGTATTATCATAATCACTATAGAGtcaacaaaagataaaattgtACCATGACTCAGTAGCATTACATACAGGAATTTATTTCTACATTTCACATCAGAATATATTTTTCCCTTTACCATGTCTGTGAAACATTTTTTCATCAAAACTGCACATGTGGTGAATATTCACATACCAGCACCAGAAAATAGATCGTTGCAAAAACTAGGTTTTAAACAATCATCGTCAAGCACAATATTTCTGTTGGCACAAGGAGACACGAATTTACAACCTTTACAACTGCCAGCAGCATTGTTAAGCAACTGTATGATATATGAGTAACTGCCATAACAAAGATAAATCGATGTAGTTCCTCAAGGCCTTCGTAAGACACAAATGGTTCATAATTCTGCATGAAAACaccaaaaattacaaaaaaaaaaagttataaaAAGAAGGTGCCAGATATGGCATTCAGCCATTCAAAGCAACTGTGCATATATGCAAATGGTGTACATTAAAATGTCATGTCATCACAAACTATAGCAAAATagacaaaagaaaacatacATGGTATTCTCATGACGTTCGATAGAGACCTGATTAC
The Primulina tabacum isolate GXHZ01 chromosome 9, ASM2559414v2, whole genome shotgun sequence DNA segment above includes these coding regions:
- the LOC142555022 gene encoding MLO-like protein 11 isoform X3; this translates as MSDNAEELRSPALTPAWSIGFVLIAFISTSLMVERSIHLLCNWLKKTDRKPLLAAVEKMKEELMLLGFISLLLTVTSSFISNICIPTKSYDNVFIPCTKFEANKERENNNMQERKLLMAFIYPRLDRRLMNRLNQNACGENYEPFVSYEGLEELHRFIFVMAVTHISYSCLTMLLAVVKIHSWRIWEDEICVDRDNSLRAISIELTMQRQSTFVRVHPSNTMDQNSFLVWVTCFFRQFGRSVVRADYLALRQGFIMNHNLNTKYDFHSYMIRSMEEEFQSIVGVSAPLWGFVVAFMLFNFNGSEFYFWVALIPVTLVLFVGAKLQHVMATLASESAGISGSFSGSKFKLRDELFWLNNPKFLLSLIHFTLFQNSFELASFFWFWWHFGYNSCFLKNHSIVYLRLSMGFAGQVLCSYSTLPLYALVTQMGTNYKAALLPHSVRETMHGWGKEARRRRKHALFADDSTVRTDRRSVLSIDEDDECSSYSPRFTSNRNVEIELQPPTVVIADHSSVSKETNSRLGMPLLRPSPVSSPLAPRILP
- the LOC142555022 gene encoding MLO-like protein 11 isoform X1, producing MSDNAEELRSPALTPAWSIGFVLIAFISTSLMVERSIHLLCNWLKKTDRKPLLAAVEKMKEELMLLGFISLLLTVTSSFISNICIPTKSYDNVFIPCTKFEANKERENNNMQERKLLMAFIYPRLDRRLMNRLNQNACGENYEPFVSYEGLEELHRFIFVMAVTHISYSCLTMLLAVVKIHSWRIWEDEICVDRDNSLRAISIELTMQRQSTFVRVHPSNTMDQNSFLVWVTCFFRQFGRSVVRADYLALRQGFIMNHNLNTKYDFHSYMIRSMEEEFQSIVGVSAPLWGFVVAFMLFNFNGSEFYFWVALIPVTLVLFVGAKLQHVMATLASESAGISGSFSGSKFKLRDELFWLNNPKFLLSLIHFTLFQNSFELASFFWFWVHPLHTLLSCIHLFLWHFGYNSCFLKNHSIVYLRLSMGFAGQVLCSYSTLPLYALVTQMGTNYKAALLPHSVRETMHGWGKEARRRRKHALFADDSTVRTDRRSVLSIDEDDECSSYSPRFTSNRNVEIELQPPTVVIADHSSVSKETNSRLGMPLLRPSPVSSPLAPRILP
- the LOC142555022 gene encoding MLO-like protein 11 isoform X2; translated protein: MSDNAEELRSPALTPAWSIGFVLIAFISTSLMVERSIHLLCNWLKKTDRKPLLAAVEKMKEELMLLGFISLLLTVTSSFISNICIPTKSYDNVFIPCTKFEANKERENNNMQERKLLMAFIYPRLDRRLMNRLNQNACGENYEPFVSYEGLEELHRFIFVMAVTHISYSCLTMLLAVVKIHSWRIWEDEICVDRDNSLRAISIELTMQRQSTFVRVHPSNTMDQNSFLVWVVRLVSSDNLGVLWFVLITLHCVKDSLCYMIRSMEEEFQSIVGVSAPLWGFVVAFMLFNFNGSEFYFWVALIPVTLVLFVGAKLQHVMATLASESAGISGSFSGSKFKLRDELFWLNNPKFLLSLIHFTLFQNSFELASFFWFWVHPLHTLLSCIHLFLWHFGYNSCFLKNHSIVYLRLSMGFAGQVLCSYSTLPLYALVTQMGTNYKAALLPHSVRETMHGWGKEARRRRKHALFADDSTVRTDRRSVLSIDEDDECSSYSPRFTSNRNVEIELQPPTVVIADHSSVSKETNSRLGMPLLRPSPVSSPLAPRILP